The DNA sequence TCCATCGCCAGATGCACCTTGCGCCATTGGCGGCGGCCCTGAACGCCATGCTTGCGGGCCTGCCATTCGCCGTCGCCAAGAAACTTGATGCCGGTGCTGTCCACCAGAAGATTCAGCGGCCCTTCGGCACGGCGATAGGGGATCTGCACCTTGAGGGTCTTCTGTCTGCGGCACAGCGTCGAGTAGTCCGGAACGGGCCAGTCTAGCCCTGCCAGGCGCAGGAGGCTCGCGACCATTCCGGCTGTCTGCCTGAGCGGTAGCTTGAACAGAACCTTGAGCGACAGGCAAAACTGGATCGCGGCATTCGAAAAGACCGGCGGGCGCCCTGGGCGTCCCTCATGCGGCGCGTGCCAGGTCATCTCCTTGTCCAGCCAGATCAGCAGCGATCCGCGCTTCCTGAGCGCATCGTTGTAGCTGGACCAGTTCGTCGTGCGGTAGCGGGCGGGCTTGGGCTTGCTCATGCAGATCGTCTAACCGCATGGATTCCCGATGTGAATCCTTCACCGACTGAGTTCTGCAACAACGCCCAGTGCATCACCCAAAAAAAGGGAAACGACGCCAGACCGAGAAGCCTGACGCCGCGCTAGAAAAAAACCCCTGAACACGGTTCTTCTAGCGCAGTGTCCGAACCCCTGCAACCAGCAAAGTGTTTTTGCTGGCAAGAATGTTGTTTGCTCTCGACATGGCATCGTCTCTCTCAGGAGATACGACCATGGAACCAACGACTGGCCTGATCCTAAGGCGGATCACGCAGACAGACCTCTCTGTTTCGGCGCACAAACTGGCCACGCTCATCCTCGACGGAATTGCGTGGAAGGACGGGTATAACGGCCTGCCCCGCGGCACGGCTGCCTTCACCCTGTCCTCTCTGGCAGCGAAGATGGGCGTCTCGCGCCAGTACCTGAGCGTTCTGCTGAGTGAGCTTGAAACTTCTGAACTGAAGCTTGAGCGCGAGAAGTCGAACGGCAAGTTCGCCCCCTGGCTCTTCCGCTTCGCGGCCTTTGACGACGGCGAACAGACCCACGATCTCGTGTCAGACGGAGACGACACATCACTATCTAGAGAAGAATCTAACAAAACTATATTCACAGGACAGATCAACATTGACGGTTGCTCGAACGTGTTCCGAACATGCTGGGCCGAGCTGATCAAGGCCGCGAAGAGCGCCCTACCCTGCTGGAACGTCGATACGCAAGTGATCTGGGAACGCTTCCTTGCCTTCAACCGGGCCCGTGGGAACAGCAAGGTTCCGGCCGGTTTCCTGCTCGGCTTCATGCGCCGGTGGCGCACCTCGCTTGGAGAAGCGACGCGCCCACCGGCTCTCCCCGCACCACAGCCGGTTCAAGAGCCACGAGAGCGCGAGCTGCACGAACAGATCAAGGCTGCGCCAAGCTCGAACCGCCAGTTTCACGCGTCAGACCTGTGTCGCGTCATAGGGCAAGCGGCGTACGATGCGCGCATTGTCGCCGTGATCCGGCAGTTCGGTTGCCCGAGGTTCACTGCTACGCTTGCAGTCCACGGGCGTGCAGTCCTGGCGGGCGAAATCTCGCGGTGATGATGGATCGGGTGCCACAACTCTGGCCAGAACGTATTCAGTCAGGGCAGTTCTGGGATCAAAGCAGGTCGGCGAATTGCTCCAGGTCGGCAACCGTGGCGACCAACCCCTGCTGTGTCAGGATCGCGAGATACTCGTCGACGCTTTTGAGCGGATTCTTGAGGCGCGCGCGAACTTTCCGCAGCGCGGAACAGACCAGACCGGGCGCGAGAGACAGTTGGTTCCGGAAAAAGTCGTCAGGGTGTTGGGTCTCGATGCCAAAGGGCGCAAGTGCCGCTGGTGGGAAGTCCTTCAGGTTCTGCGTGACGATCGCGTCACAGCGCCCAACGATTGCCGCCGCCAGAACGTGCCGATCGTCAGGGTCCGGCAGTGTTAGGGCCGGCACCAATGCCTCGTAGCCGGTGACCAGACAGTCGCGTGTGGCCCTGTCCATCAAGTCGCGAGTTCGTTCCAGCGCGGCGCGCTCCCGATGAGGTTCATTGCGCAGAAGCGCATCAATCCACTCCCGATGGATATCGGCCGTCCACTTGGCCTTGAAAAGGTCTGTGACCGCCAACTGCATCAGTGCATCGCGCATCGGCGCGGGATAAAGGACGTTCGCATCGAACAGGACCGTGTACTGGCTCATTTCGAGCGGTAGCCCATGTCCTGCTCTTGAGCGTCGGCGGCCAGTTGATCGAGCGCAGCTTCACGCTCGGTATCGATCGCGGCCTTGTAGGACATCACGTCTTCCATGCGGACGCGGCGATGCTTGCCGACCTTCCGATGCGGTATGGCACCATCCTCGAGCAGCTTGATCAGGAACGGACGCGAGACGTTCAGAACCTCAGCGGCCTGTACGGTCGAGAGTTCGGCGTTCTCGGGGATGATGGTGACCCCCCGCCCCGCTGCCATCGCCTCGAGGATCTCCATGAGCAGCGATACGGCGCCCGCAGGAAGCTCGATCGGCTCCATCTGCTCGGAGTCCGTCACACGAAGTTTCAACGGCGCGCGCGCCTGGGCGAAGCGTGACAATGCCTGGCCAGAGACGCGCGCAATCGCTGCGTCCTGCGGCGTGGGCGGAAGATGTCGGTGTGCCAGCATGTTCATGGTGGTCTCCTCTCCGGTTTCTGTTCTCTACCACCATATATGAAATAAGTGCAACAAATGCATTAAGTGTTGGTGAGTTTCTGCGCGCCCTGCCGCGTGCTCGCGGTTATCGCTGCTGTCGAGTGAGCGGGTGAGACCCACGCTAACCTTCAGTTTGTCGCCTTCCACATCCTGAACCGCCCCTGTCCTGTCACCTCGCGGATCAGACCCCGCTCTTGCATCCATGCAAGGTTGCGCTGAACAGCGGCGCGACTGGCACTCGTCAGGGCCTGGGCCATTGGCGCAGAGACGAGCGGCCATTCGGTCAGCACTGCGCGCAAGGCCGGCGGCGTCCTGCCCGAGAGCAATGTCATTTCGGCTTCCGCCCGCGCCGACCATGCCTCGATATCGTCAAGGTGCCGCACCGCGGTCAGGCACGCGGCTTCCATCCCGTATAGCCAGCGTTCCAGACGTTCGAACGGTGAACCACCGGCTCGTAGTCCCCCTGCCCCGCCCATGGCCAGAGGCGTGAAGACTGCGCCTCTTCCATCGCTGGCCGCGATCCGCGCAGCTGCGACAGCCGCTTCCATACGGTCGTCGTGCTGCCCGAGCCCCGCGAGGCGCCAGAGGTGAAAGCCCGCGCAAGCGCGAGTGATCGGGTGCAGGTCCGTGGCCTGCCCCATCAGATCCAGCCAACCGCTCGCGCGATCCACGAACGGCTCGGTCTCATCACTGATGTTCTCGGGGTCGCGACGGTCGAGGAAGGCGGAAAGGTCCTGCTCCGGTCCCGGTCCACCCGTCAGTCGCCGAATCGCCCATCCGACTCGCGCCAGCGCCGCCGTGTCGTCCTGGACACCGGACAGGCGCAGCGAGATCCAGAGCGCCAGCCGGTCTTGGCTGATGCGGTCACCGGTGTGCCAGCTCAAATCTGCGGCCTCCATCAGCGCAAGCCGATGCCGCCATCCTTCCGGTCCGCGCTTCAACCGGTCGTCCAGCGCGCCGACGCGACCGGCCACACGGGCAAGACGCGCGGCCTGCCCGCCCTCTGCCTTCCGCCATTCGTCGAGGACCTCGGTTTCACGCGGTTCGGCCCGTGGTCCCGGCGGCAAATAGTCCGGCTCGTCGTCCATCGGACCGGGCAGAAACCACAGGTCGTCCTCAGTGTCGCAATTGCTTTGCCGTTTCATCAAAAAGTTCTTACAGGAT is a window from the Phaeobacter gallaeciensis DSM 26640 genome containing:
- a CDS encoding PIN domain-containing protein — protein: MSQYTVLFDANVLYPAPMRDALMQLAVTDLFKAKWTADIHREWIDALLRNEPHRERAALERTRDLMDRATRDCLVTGYEALVPALTLPDPDDRHVLAAAIVGRCDAIVTQNLKDFPPAALAPFGIETQHPDDFFRNQLSLAPGLVCSALRKVRARLKNPLKSVDEYLAILTQQGLVATVADLEQFADLL
- a CDS encoding excisionase family DNA-binding protein, which encodes MNMLAHRHLPPTPQDAAIARVSGQALSRFAQARAPLKLRVTDSEQMEPIELPAGAVSLLMEILEAMAAGRGVTIIPENAELSTVQAAEVLNVSRPFLIKLLEDGAIPHRKVGKHRRVRMEDVMSYKAAIDTEREAALDQLAADAQEQDMGYRSK
- a CDS encoding helix-turn-helix domain-containing protein; translation: MKRQSNCDTEDDLWFLPGPMDDEPDYLPPGPRAEPRETEVLDEWRKAEGGQAARLARVAGRVGALDDRLKRGPEGWRHRLALMEAADLSWHTGDRISQDRLALWISLRLSGVQDDTAALARVGWAIRRLTGGPGPEQDLSAFLDRRDPENISDETEPFVDRASGWLDLMGQATDLHPITRACAGFHLWRLAGLGQHDDRMEAAVAAARIAASDGRGAVFTPLAMGGAGGLRAGGSPFERLERWLYGMEAACLTAVRHLDDIEAWSARAEAEMTLLSGRTPPALRAVLTEWPLVSAPMAQALTSASRAAVQRNLAWMQERGLIREVTGQGRFRMWKATN